The following nucleotide sequence is from Azoarcus sp. CIB.
CTGTTGGCGATGCTCGCCTACCAGCTGCTGAACCTGCAGCGCCTGGTCGAATGGATGCACGCACCGGCGGGGATGCCGTTGCCTGCCGGGGTCGGCATCTGGGCGCACATTTTCTATGACCTGGACCGGCGTTCGCGCACCTCGGTCGACCTGCGCGAGCGCCTGACGGGCGCGCTTGACCGCTTCCACGAGGCGAGCCAGGCGATGCCGGACGGAGTGCTGTACCTGTCGGCGAACGACCGCATCGAGTGGCTCAACCGCAAGGCGGAGCAGCACTTCGGCATCGACGGGCGGCGCGACCACGGGGTGCTCGTGACGACGCTGGTGCGCGAGCCGGAGTTCGTGCGTTTCCTGCAGGCGGGCGATTATGCGGATCCGCTGGTGCTGCATTCGACGCGCCGGGCGGGCCTCACGCTGTTGCTGCAGGTGGTGCCCTTCGGCGACGAGCAGAAGATGGTGGTGTCGCGTGACGTCAGCCAGCTGGAGAAGCTGGAGACGATGCGGCGCGACTTCATCGCCAACGTGTCGCACGAGCTGCGCACGCCACTGACGGTGGTGACGGGTTTCCTCGAGACGCTGATCGACGGTCGCGACGATTTCGCGCCGGAGGACGTGACGAACTTCCTGCAGCTCGCGCTGGAACAGTCGCTGCGCATGCAGACGCTGATCGAGGACCTGCTCACCCTGTCGGCACTGGAGACGGGCGCACCGGCTGCGGTGGAGGAGCGCGTTGACGTCGCCGCGCTGGTGCATAGCATCGCCGAGGATACGCGTATGTTGTCCAACGGCCGGCACGAGATCGATGCCGACATCGACGTGCGTGCGGGCTGTGCGACGCTGCTGGGCAGCGAGAAGGAGCTGCGCTCGGCGTTCGCGAACCTCGCCAGCAATGCGGTGCGCTACACGCCGTCCGGTGGGCGCATCCGCTTGAGCTGGAGCTGCACCGATGGTCGAGGGGAGTTTGCGGTCGAGGACAACGGCATAGGCATTGCCGCCGAGGACATCCCGCGCCTGACGGAGCGCTTCTACCGTGTCGACCGCGGCCGCTCGCGCGAGACGGGCGGCACCGGCCTGGGGCTGGCGATCGTCAAGCACATCCTGTCGCGCCACCAGGCCGAGCTGCGCATCGCCAGCGAGCCCGGCAGGGGGAGCCGCTTCAGCGCGCGCTTCCCGGTTTCGCGCCTGGGGCCTGCGATTCCAGCGCTTCGTAGCTGACCTGGACGAAATCGGGGCCGCGCAGGATCGGTTTGGTGAGCCGCAGCTGGTAGCGCTCGGGGCCGTCGACGACGTCGATGACCCGTTGCGGCTGGAACCATTTCGCCGGCAGGATCAGCGAGGCGCCCGTCTTGAGTGCCGGCGTGGGGGGGAGCAGGAAGGCCTCGAGGAAGGCTTCGTGCAGATTGCTCGTGAGGCCGAAGGGGCGCACCGCGACGACCCGGGGCAGGCCGGGAAGCACCTGCACGCCCGCTTCCATGACGCCGTCGGCGCGATACATCAGCCAGCTGAGCTGCGCGACCAGGAAATGCTCGCCGTCGGGCGGGCGCACGCCGACGAGCTGATGGTGTTCGAGGCGCTGTGTGTGGGGATCCTGGTACAGGCGGAAGCCGCTCACCGAATGGTCCGCGACTTGCCAGTGTTCGCAGGTGAAGCCGAGCCGCGTTGCCGCACGCCGGCGCTCGTTTTCGTTCCAGCGCGGGTTCTCGGCCTGGGTGACGCGTTCGCCGAAGGTGAGCAGCGAGATGTCGCTGCGCAGGCTGCGCTGCGTCGCGTAGATCGGGGGCTGTTCGAAGGGTTTGCCGCTGATGTGGAAGGCGATGGACGACCAGCCGACGGTGAGGTCGGCGCGCCCCTGCGTGCCGCGCCGCGGGAAGCGGCGTCCGGCGGAGGCGAGGCCCCACGGGCGGTACAGCGACAGCAGCAGCCGGGAGCAGGCGTCCACGGGGCAGTCGGCGCCGAGCCCGAGCGAGGATGGCGTGACGCCCTGCTTGAACTGCTTGAGTACGGCCTGGATCTGCCCGGCGAGCTTGCTGCCGTCGAAGCGACGCAGCGCCGTGGAGGGCGCGAGCACGCCGAGCGGGCGAAGGCCGTGGTCGGCGCCGAGGTCGAGTCCGTAGGCGGCAGGCTGCGGGGTTTCGCCGTCCGGCGCGCCGAGGAGCTCGCAGTAGGGGGCGAAGCGCTGCGTCCAGCGGCACACCCATCCGAGGTCGCGCGCGCTGCGGCCGTAGGGGTTGGCGAGGTCGACGAGCAGTACGGCGGCGAAGGCCTCGGCCGGGCTTTGCGCCTTCCAGATGTCGTTGAGTGCATCGGGGACGCGGATCGTGGCGACGCCGAGCGCCTCGGCCGCGCAGTAACTGTCGTGCAGCGCGCTCCACGTGCCCTTGGGGATGGAGCGGTGGGCACGGAAGTATTCGAGCGGGACCATGCCCGCGTAGTGGATGCGCCGCTGCGCCAATAGCGCGCGCTGGTCGGTCGGCAGGCGTTCGGCACCCCACGCGCGCGCGACGCGTTCGTAGGACCGGGTCATGGCCTGCCACAGCGCGACGACGCTGCGCAGGGTTGCGTTTTCGACGCTGTCCGGCGGCAGCGGATGGGCGGCATAGCGGTCGGCCATCGCGGACTGGGCGAGTGCGATGTGCGGACGCGCTGCTTCGAGGATTTCGAGCTGCTGTTCGGGTGGCGGCGGGCTGCGCAGCAGCGTCTGCACCATCTCCGACAGCAGTCTGTGGGTCTCGTCGACGTTCAGCGGGTGCAGCCTGTTCAGCAACTCCAGGCAGTCGACGGGATCGTGATAACCCATGGGTTCTCCGTTGTGCGTTGGGTCCGCGCTTGCAGCGGTCATCCGGCGGTCTGTTCGGTGAGCATCGCGACCAGCGTCGCGGCGAGGGTGTCCAGCGGCGGGGCCGCGCGCTGCGCGCCGGTGCGCTGCGGCGCGCTCCACACCGACTGCGGGAAGTGGGCATCGTCGGCGAAGCGCGGGATCACGTGCCAATGCAGGTGCGGAACCATGTTGCCGAGGCTCGCGAGGTTGATCTTGTCGGGGCGCATCAGCTGGCGCAGTGCGGCTTCGGTCGCGAATACGACGTTGAGGAGGTGGCGCTGCTCGCCGGCGTTGAGGTCGGTCATTTCCGCGACGTGGTGGTTCCACACGACGCGGCAGAAGCCGGGATAGCCGGGCTCATCGACGAGGATGACGCGGCAGCTGCCGTCGCGCCAGACCGGGGTCTCGTTCGCAGCCAGGCACAATGGGCAATCGGACACGGTTTTCCCCTTCGGCGGTATGGTGAAAGTCGGACTTTAGCCTTTCGGCATGAGGCTGCGAAGCGAAATCTACACGCTGCCCGCGCCGGCGGCGGGATTGCCGGCGATGGTCGTCGCTTCGCCCAGCGTCTCGATGGCGCCGTGGCGGAACGCGAGCAGCGTGCCGGGCGGTATCGCGTGCCACGCCTCGTTGTCGGTCAGCGGCGTGGTCGCGATTACGGCGACGCGGTCGGCCGGGGTCGTGAGCTGGCTGAAATCGACACTGAGATCCTGGTCAGAGAGGTGCGCGGTGGCGAATGGTGCCTGGCGGATGATGTAGGTGAGTTTTGTCGAGCAATGGGCGAAAAGGTATTCGCCGTTCGACAGCAGGAAGTTGAACGGACCGTGCGCGCCGATGCGAATCGCGAGCCGGCGCAGCGCCGCGAACAGGGTTTCGGCCGGCGGCGGGCCGTCGGGGAATTCGGCGGCGAGGTTCTGCAGGATGTCGCAGAACGCGGACTCCGAGTCGGTGCTGCCGACCGGCAGGAAGCGGCCGTCGAAGGGCGGCGTGTAGTCGAGCAGGTTGCCGTTGTGCGCGAAGATCCAGTAGCTCCCCCACAGCTCACGCTGGAAGGGGTGGGTGTTGTCGAGCGTGACCTGACCTTGCGTTGCCTTGCGGATGTGCGCGATGACGTTGAGCGAGCGGATCGGGTAGTTGCGCACCAGCTCCGCGACCGGCGACGAGGCGCTGGGCTGGGGGTCGA
It contains:
- the phoR gene encoding phosphate regulon sensor histidine kinase PhoR, giving the protein MQAVRMLGLVALLALIVGAIGGKVAALAMLFAGLLAMLAYQLLNLQRLVEWMHAPAGMPLPAGVGIWAHIFYDLDRRSRTSVDLRERLTGALDRFHEASQAMPDGVLYLSANDRIEWLNRKAEQHFGIDGRRDHGVLVTTLVREPEFVRFLQAGDYADPLVLHSTRRAGLTLLLQVVPFGDEQKMVVSRDVSQLEKLETMRRDFIANVSHELRTPLTVVTGFLETLIDGRDDFAPEDVTNFLQLALEQSLRMQTLIEDLLTLSALETGAPAAVEERVDVAALVHSIAEDTRMLSNGRHEIDADIDVRAGCATLLGSEKELRSAFANLASNAVRYTPSGGRIRLSWSCTDGRGEFAVEDNGIGIAAEDIPRLTERFYRVDRGRSRETGGTGLGLAIVKHILSRHQAELRIASEPGRGSRFSARFPVSRLGPAIPALRS
- a CDS encoding class II glutamine amidotransferase, yielding MCQLLGMNSNVPTDICFSFAGFQARGGATDVHADGWGIAFFEGRGVRVFLDPQPSASSPVAELVRNYPIRSLNVIAHIRKATQGQVTLDNTHPFQRELWGSYWIFAHNGNLLDYTPPFDGRFLPVGSTDSESAFCDILQNLAAEFPDGPPPAETLFAALRRLAIRIGAHGPFNFLLSNGEYLFAHCSTKLTYIIRQAPFATAHLSDQDLSVDFSQLTTPADRVAVIATTPLTDNEAWHAIPPGTLLAFRHGAIETLGEATTIAGNPAAGAGSV
- a CDS encoding HIT family protein, encoding MSDCPLCLAANETPVWRDGSCRVILVDEPGYPGFCRVVWNHHVAEMTDLNAGEQRHLLNVVFATEAALRQLMRPDKINLASLGNMVPHLHWHVIPRFADDAHFPQSVWSAPQRTGAQRAAPPLDTLAATLVAMLTEQTAG